From Glycine soja cultivar W05 chromosome 4, ASM419377v2, whole genome shotgun sequence, the proteins below share one genomic window:
- the LOC114409133 gene encoding caffeoylshikimate esterase-like yields MSSVETEMEPLTSGASNRIIPLLKALRASLIFVYTFFLSFLLFVLPRRRRLSPAAGTPSPKKHLRRRWLVREEEDTCRRRALAQDVGMGRDEGWYRWSTSIFYGVRNNALFCRSWFPVAGDVKGILIIIHGLNEHSGRYADFARQLTSCNFGVYAMDWIGHGGSDGLHGYVPSLDHVVVDTGAFLEKIRSENPGIPCFLFGHSTGGAVVLKAASHPHIEVMVEGIILTSPALRVKPAHPIVGAVAPIFSLVAPRFQFKGANKRGIPVSRDPAALLAKYSDPLVYTGPIRVRTGHEILRISSYLMRNFNSVTVPFFVLHGTADKVTDPLASQDLYDKAASKFKDIKLYDGFLHDLLFEPEREEIAQDIINWMEKRLFTI; encoded by the exons ATGTCTTCCGTCGAAACGGAGATGGAGCCACTCACGTCGGGGGCCAGCAACCGCATAATTCCGCTCCTCAAGGCCCTCAGAGCCTCCCTCATCTTCGTCTACACCTTCTTCCTCTCCTTCCTCCTCTTCGTCCTCCCCCGCCGCCGCCGCCTCTCCCCCGCGGCGGGGACGCCCTCTCCGAAGAAGCATTTGAGGCGGCGCTGGCTCGTGCGCGAGGAGGAGGACACGTGCCGCAGAAGGGCGCTGGCGCAGGACGTGGGAATGGGTCGCGACGAAGGGTGGTACCGCTGGAGCACTTCCATCTTCTACGGGGTTCGGAACAACGCTCTGTTTTGCCGGTCGTGGTTCCCGGTTGCCGGTGATGTTAA GGGCATTCTAATCATCATTCACGGGCTTAATGAACACAG TGGAAGATATGCGGACTTTGCAAGGCAATTAACATCATGCAACTTTGGTGTCTATGCAATGGACTGGATAG GTCATGGAGGTAGTGATGGATTGCATGGTTATGTTCCATCTCTTGATCATGTGGTTGTAGATACG GGGGCTTTCCTGGAAAAGATTAGATCGGAGAATCCTGGGATACCATGCTTTCTCTTTGGTCACTCCACTGGGGGAGCTGTGGTCTTGAAA GCGGCTTCCCATCCTCATATTGAAGTAATGGTGGAAGGAATTATATTAACCTCACCAGCTTTACGTGTGAAGCCAGCTCATCCTATTGTTGGT GCTGTAGCTCCAATTTTTTCTCTGGTAGCTCCTAGGTTCCAATTCAAAGGAGCAAACAAAAGGGGCATTCCAGTTTCGAGGGATCCAGCGGCTTTGTTGGCGAAGTACTCTGATCCTTTGGTCTACACAGGACCTATAAGGGTACGAACTGGCCACGAAATATTGCGGATATCCTCGTACTTAATGCGAAACTTCAACTCTGTGACTGTGCCATTCTTTGTCCTGCACGGAACTGCTGATAAGGTGACTGATCCACTGGCCTCACAAGATCTATATGATAAGGCAGCTTCAAAGTTCAAAGACATAAAGCTTTACGACGGCTTCTTGCACGACCTTCTGTTTGAGCCTGAGCGTGAAGAGATAGCTCAGGACATTATCAACTGGATGGAAAAGAGATTATTTACTATTTGA
- the LOC114408343 gene encoding uncharacterized protein LOC114408343 yields the protein MDPNRPPLVAEKVFKTVRFIGFFLQNGVSKSKVFHDVQDVMKRGKNIGKALNDIVARHHQALTCRPRDAHVAFVSPLEYQFSCSGSPPRTSHAGRRKLSPASAAVRRSPGHRAVRMCRGGGAADGTIERRVKITDSVASMFNDTAEKDFHVDEAAEEFIARFYRDLRLQKWLDHYC from the coding sequence ATGGACCCGAACCGGCCACCACTCGTGGCGGAGAAGGTCTTCAAAACGGTGCGTTTCATAGGCTTCTTCCTACAAAACGGCGTTTCGAAGAGCAAGGTGTTTCATGATGTGCAGGACGTGATGAAGCGTGGGAAGAACATAGGGAAGGCGCTGAACGACATCGTGGCTCGCCACCACCAGGCGCTGACGTGTCGCCCACGCGACGCGCACGTGGCCTTCGTGTCGCCGCTGGAGTACCAGTTCAGCTGCAGCGGGAGTCCGCCGCGCACTTCGCATGCCGGCCGGAGGAAGCTCTCTCCGGCCTCCGCCGCTGTTCGCCGATCTCCGGGGCACCGTGCAGTGAGGATGTGCCGTGGCGGTGGTGCCGCCGACGGCACGATAGAGAGGCGCGTGAAGATCACGGACTCCGTTGCTTCCATGTTCAACGACACCGCGGAGAAGGATTTTCACGTGGACGAGGCCGCGGAGGAGTTCATAGCGAGGTTTTACAGAGATTTGAGGTTGCAGAAATGGCTGGATCACTATTGCTGA
- the LOC114409134 gene encoding casein kinase 1-like protein HD16 encodes MPELRSRPRRNRLVDNANADEIVSVRGTRARKLKDDQGVKENINKKKVSGRVLEVEGMNEYDSGGRSADKAPEAEDEGTTPPIPEKVQVGGSPLYRVERKLGKGGFGQVYVGRRLGAANSNERAGAGAVEIALKFEHRSSKGCNYGPPHEWQVYNALGGSHGVPRVHYKGRQGDYYIMVMDILGPSLWDVWNNNNPHMMSTEMVACIAIEAISILEKMHSRGYVHGDVKPENFLLGPPGTPNEKKLFLVDLGLATRWRDSSTGLHVEYDQRPDVFRGTVRYASVHAHLGRTGSRRDDLESLAYTLVFLLRGRLPWQGYQGENKGFLVCKKKMATSPETLCCLCPQPFRQFVEYVVNLKFDEEPNYARYISLFDGIVGPNPDIRPINTEGAQKLICQVGHKRGRLTIEEDDDEQPNKKVRMGMPATQWISVYNARRPMKQRYHYNVADVRLAQHIDKGNEDGLFIGSVASCSNLWALIMDAGTGFTAQVYELSPHFLHKEWIMEQWEKNYYISAIAGANNGSSLVVMSKGTQYLQQSYKVSDSFPFKWINKKWREGFYVTAMATAGSRWAIVMSRGAGFSDQVVELDFLYPSEGIHRRWDSGYRITSTAATWDQAAFVLSVPRRKPADETQETLRTSAFPGTHVKEKWAKNLYIASICYGRTVS; translated from the exons ATGCCTGAGCTGCGTTCCCGGCCACGCAGAAACCGCCTTGTAGATAACGCAAACGCCGATGAAATCGTGAGCGTTCGTGGAACCAGAGCGAGGAAGCTGAAAGACGATCAAGGAGTGAAGGAGAATATTAATAAGAAGAAGGTTTCTGGTAGGGTTTTGGAAGTGGAAGGCATGAATGAGTACGATAGTGGTGGCCGCAGTGCTGATAAGGCTCCCGAAGCTGAAGACGAAGGCACCACACCTCCTATTCCAGAGAAG GTTCAAGTTGGTGGTTCCCCATTGTACAGAGTTGAGAGAAAACTTGGGAAAGGAGGATTTGGGCAGGTTTATGTTGGTCGGCGGCTAGGAGCTGCGAATTCTAATGAACGAGCTGGTGCCGGTGCTGTTGAG ATAGCCTTAAAATTTGAGCATAGAAGCAGCAAAGGGTGCAATTATGGACCCCCACATGAGTGGCAGGTTTACAA TGCATTAGGTGGTAGTCATGGTGTTCCGCGAGTTCATTATAAGGGACGGCAAGGTGACTACTATATTATG GTCATGGATATACTTGGCCCTAGTCTGTGGGACGTTTGGAATAACAACAATCCTCACAT GATGTCTACTGAAATGGTTGCATGTATTGCAATCGAGGCTATCTCCATATTAGAGAAGATGCATTCTAGAGG ATATGTGCACGGTGATGTAAAACCTGAGAACTTTTTGCTTGGACCCCCTGGAACTCCTAATGAAAAGAAGTTGTTTCTGGTTGATCTTGGATTAG CAACTCGGTGGCGTGATAGTTCAACTGGCCTTCATGTTGAATATGATCAACGTCCAGATGTTTTTAG GGGCACAGTTCGTTATGCTAGCGTGCATGCTCATCTTGGTAGAACAGGTAGTAGGAGAGATGACTTAGAATCTCTTGCTTACACTCTTGTCTTTCTTCTTCGGGGTAGGCTACCTTGGCAAGGATATCAG GGAGAAAATAAAGGATTTCTTGTCtgcaagaaaaagatggccacTTCTCCTGAAACTTTGTGTTGCTTGTGTCCTCAACCATTTCGGCAATTTGTTGAATATGTAGTGAATTTGAAGTTTGATGAAGAACCAAATTATGCAAGATATATATCCCTTTTCGATGGAATTGTGGGCCCAAATCCAGATATCAGGCCAATAAACACTGAAGGTGCTCAGAAG CTTATATGTCAGGTTGGACATAAGAGGGGGCGATTGAccatagaagaagatgatgatgaacaaCCAAATAAGAAGGTTCGAATGGGAATGCCTGCTACACAATGGATTAGTGTTTACAATGCTCGTCGACCAATGAAGCAAAG GTATCATTATAATGTTGCTGATGTGCGGCTGGCCCAACACATTGATAAAGGAAATGAAGATGGTTTATTTATCGGCAGTGTGGCTTCTTGTTCTAATCTTTGGGCACTCATTATGGATGCTGGCACTGGTTTCACCGCACAAGTTTATGAACTCTCTCCCCACTTCCTTCACAAG GAATGGATTATGGAACAGTGGGAGAAGAATTATTACATTAGTGCCATAGCCGGGGCTAATAATGGATCCTCATTGGTTGTAATGTCTAAAG GTACCCAGTACTTACAGCAATCCTATAAAGTCAGTGATTCGTTTCCATTTAAGTGGATCAACAAAAAATGGAGAGAAGGATTTTATGTCACTGCTATGGCCACTGCCGGCTCAAGATGGGCAATTGTTATGTCCCGTGGGGCTGGTTTTTCGGACCAG GTTGTGGAACTTGATTTCTTGTATCCCAGTGAAGGTATTCATCGAAGGTGGGATAGTGGTTATCGCATCACCTCAACTGCTGCAACATGGGACCAAGCTGCTTTTGTTCTTAGTGTCCCAAGAAGAAAACCAGCTGATGAAACTCAGGAGACACTCCGCACATCTGCTTTTCCTGGTACTCATGTCAAG GAAAAATGGGCAAAGAACCTCTATATTGCATCTATTTGTTATGGGAGAACAGTGTCTTAA